The DNA region AGCTGCCACCTCCCGGGCGGCCGCGGCACTGCACAGCGCAGGGGCCCCCGCTCtgccccggggggggtcccagctcGCCCCCCATGTGGCTGGgagcaccccagcaccccaaggTTCCTCGTTTGGCCCCGCCGAGCCAGAGCTTCCCGTGAATCAGAGGCTGCCTCGGGCACCTCTCCGCGCTGCGGTGCCAGCTCGCCCACCCGTCACCGTCTTCCAGTGGGAAGAGGAATCCGAAGGCAGTGTCCAAAAAAAAGGGTGCTCAGcagcctcttttctcctctcagcccctcttcttctctgttttcctaaCTGCCAAGCGGGGTCAAGGTGGGGCGTTCAGTTATCCCGTGCGCCCTGCCTGGGGAAACCGAGGCACGGGCTCCGCTCCCCCGGCTGGGAGGCCGCTGCGGGGACACCAGGGAAAACATCACGGGGCTGCTCGGAAGGGGAAGTGCTGGAGGCCGTGCAGAGACACGTGGCCATCCCAGGGGAGACCCAACGGGAAGCAAAACTCACGGGGAATTTTGCTGGAGATTCTGGAAGAATTCGGGTGATTCTCCAAAGCAGCCGCCAAGGGGCTCCCCAGGAAGGGGCCAGGCACCCAGAGGGGAACAACCTCTGCTCAACGGGGCTGCATGAAGCATTCGGGGTTTTGGAGTCCTGGCAAAGGGCTGTGGCTGCTTTTTTGCAGTTTCCCAGGCTGGTTTAAAAAAGGTCTTGCTTCTCCCCACGGGCCTTCTCCCTCCTAATCTGGGTGTGTGAAAGGGCACCTCGCAGCCAGGCGGGGAGATAAGCGCTGCAGAGAGCCAAGGCTTCACACCAGCGGCCTTGAACAGAGCCACTCTGCTCAGGAGGGAAGATAAAGGCCGGATGGTTTTAGTGCTGTTTTAAATCCCTTTTTACAGACCGAAAGAGAAAGTCTGCAAGCGATGGAGGAACCCCTTGGTGAACTGAAAACCTCTGCCCCGAGCAGAGGTTGCAAAGCCTGGAGCACAACCTGCAGGCAACGGTTGTTGCCTGGGGCAGGATATCTTTGTCGGTGTCCTTCAAAAGAAATGCCAGCACCATTTTTGCTGAACCATCCAGATTGCAGAACAGGGGAATGAAGGAACTGCAGGAAATGGACAGAGACAGGGAGAGTGACTCCGTGAAGCTGGTATTTATTGGGCACGGTGAGGATGGGAACGCTGCCAAGGTGGCTCTTGGGCTGGTGGTGCTTTGAGCACGGAAAGCTTCTCCCAGCAAAAGTTTGTGGCTGTCCCAGGACGTGGATGGCTCAGCTGGACCCGCTCACCCTTGGCCTGGATGGAGCAAGCCCTGGCCGCCTGGCCGAGCGCATCAGTGGCTCGAGTGCCGCGCGGCTTCCGCCGTCAGGAAGCAGCGAGGGGGTCGCAATCCCTGCCCACGCAGTTGCACAACGCCCGGTGCCTCTGGTGCCTGCACCAGCCCAGCTCATGGCTCATCGCCCGCTGCTTTCCAGCTCCTCACACTGGTCATCACCTGCCCCCAGACGGCTGGCCAGACTGCTCAGCTTCTTCCTCAaatcctcctctccccccacaTGGGCACAGCCCCCTCTCCGGCCGCTTTGTCCTCTCCCAAGGACACGGTTTGGAGAgcaggagagcagccaggaCTTGCAGCTTGGCACTGCACCAAGCTGCTCACCCACCCACGCAGGACCAGCCTCTCCCCTGCTACCTTTTTCTCCAGCCCTCCCCGCTGAGCTTGGAGCACCCAGCCACCCCTCGCCCTCCGCCGGGTGCTCCTGGGCGCACACACCAAAAAGCTGGCTCAAAAAATTCAGCGCTGTGAGCACTGAGCTGCTGGTTTTCCACCTGGGCATCCATCCGTGCATCTGTGCACCCCTGCATCCATCCACCCAcacatccatccatccatccatccatccatccatccatccatccacccacacatccatccatccatccatccatccatccatccatccatccacccctGCGTGTGCGCCTCCCAGGTCTGCATTTGCGCCCCTCGCCGCGACCCCCCGAGGGCTGGGGCCACCCCGGGTCCCCAGCCAAGGCCGTGGCGAggggcggtggaggaggaggaggaggagaaagaggagaagaagaaggaggaggaggaggaggagccggGAGGCAGCGCTCCGCCTGTGGGGCCGGCCCGAGCAGCGCCGGAGCCCGGGGAGCCGAGGACAAAAGGTGGCCGGGGGGGGACCGGAGCGGGAGGAGCCGGGACGGGGCTGGAGGCGGGGGCGGCGCCGAACCGAACCGGAGCGGGAACCGGAGCGGGAACCGGAGCGGGAACCGGAGCGGGAACCGGAGCGCCCGGGGCTGGGGAAGCCGTGGTGGGGCTCGGCCGGGgccgtcccggtgccggtgccgcccAGGAGGGGAGCGCCCCCGCCGTCTCCAAAGGTGCCCGGgatttttggggtccccaggggtgCCCCCAGCAGCCGGGGAAGGGGCACCCGCTCGCTCCCCAAACCCCATGGTGGGGCCGGGTGGAAACGAGCACTGATCCTCGCCTGGATCCACCGGGTGCTCCACTGGGGGTGCTCCAAGGGtgccgagccctgggggacagcGAGGTGCCACCAAAGGTGTCcaggctggggggacagcgagGTGCCAGCCCCGTGCCAGCGGCCGGCCCCACACCCAGTGCTCCTGTGTCCCTGATGCTGGTGGCAGCTGGAGCCCGGAGCTAGAGGCAGAGCCGTGCCCGTGAGGTCCAGGTGGGTGGAAAGAAGTGGATGGAGAGGGGGACGTGAGGAGGGGGGGGCCTTGCCCTGGGTGACACGGTCCCAGGTGAGCCGGATCTGTGGCGCAGGCCATAAACCCTCCCCGTGTGCGGCAGGGAGGAGCGCCACGACACAAGGCAAACACGGCGATAAGGTCACCTGCACCAGGGGACGTGGGACAgcggggccagccctgcccggggctcctccatgggaaAACGCTCAGGTATTGGGGAACccctccccggggagcccccaGTCGGCAGCACCCGCCGGCCGCAGCGGGGTTACCGTGCCCGCGGTTTTATTATCCCAGCTCCATTTCCTGGGTGCCAAGGCCACCAGGAACAAAATAAGCCGTCGGATTCTTAACGCTCAACCCCGGGCTCTCTCCTCCCCGCAGGGCGCGGAGCCATGAAGCTGAACGAGCGGAGCCTGGCGTTTTATGCCACCTGCGACTCGCCCGCCGACAACGCCGGCTTCCTCTACAAGCGGGGCGAGCGGCACACAGCCTACCACCGGCGCTGGTTCGTGCTGAAGGGCAACATGCTCTTCTACTTCGAGGAGCGCGAGAGCCGCGAGCCGGTGGGCGTCATCGTGCTGGAGGGCTGCACGGTGGAGCTCTGCGACTCGGCCGAGGAGTTCGCCTTCGCCATCCGCTTCGGCGGCACCAAATCCCGCACCTACGTGCTGGCGGCCGAGAGCCAGGCTGCCATGGAGTCGTGGGTGAAGTCGCTGTCGCGGGCCAGCTTCGATTACATGCGCCTGGTGGTGcgggagctggagaagcagctggaggagatGCGCTGGGGACTGGCCGCTGGGCGCCCGTGCTGCCGGCACGCTCCTGCCGCCTGGAAGCCGCAGCCCTCGGGGACGGAGCAATCCCCGGAGAGGCTTCCAGCTCTGCCCGCCGTGCCGAAGGAGAACGGCTGCGCGGTGTGGAACAACACTCCAGGCACCGACCGGCTGCCCGATGCCACCAGCTGTGAGGGCAGCGATGATGACACCAACCCGCGGCCACCGCCGTTGCCACCGCGCAGGCGGGCGTCCAGCGGCGAGCCGGGCAGCGCCGGGGCTGCCACAACCGAGAGCTGCTCGAATTTCTGCCGGCTCCACGAGCGGTACGGCCGCGAGGTGGCCCGGCTGCGGCAGGACTGGCTGGAGAGGCAGCGCGACCACCAGCCCTGAGACGTGGTCAGGCCCTGGTGACCCTCCCTGTACCCTCGGTGCCACCTGGGGTGCGCAGCCCCTGCGGATTTCATTTGGAAACTGGGTCTGCTGGGAGCTCCCGGTGCACCAGCAGGGGGTTATGCACCCGTGAGGATTTTGGGGAGGGTTCGGATGGGTGTTTcgctgctggggggggctgtGCCGCCTTCCCTGATCTCAGAGGAGCTCCCTTGCATCCCTATGCTCTGGCAGGATGTGGTTTGAAGAACGAAAACATGGGCGCACGCAGGCCTTCCCCAGTGACACCACAGCTTGCAGCGGCCACCACGCAGCCGGTGCCACCGGGGGACTCGTGCGCTGCCGGCAGCCCCGCAGGAACCgggctcctgctgctcagcTTCACCGTGCTCCCGGCCACGTCCCTCAGGGCTTCGGGACGGATATTTCAGGGCAGGGCATCATCCGTGGGCTGGCTGACAAAGGGGAAGCATCACGGCACCGAACAGGAACGTATGTGTCAGCGGTGGAGGGTGCCGAGTGATTCATGTGCCAAAGCAGAGCGCGGCCACCGCTGGCGGTTTGGGGGTCTCCTGCAGACGTTTCTCTGCTGTTCCCCCTGTGGTTTGCACCAGCACCCACACCACGGGCACAGGGGCAGGGTGGCACCCCGGTGTGATGTGCACGTTTCTGTTAATTCATGGGCACGGCCCTTTCCTGTGCTTCGGGCACAAGGGACGGTGCTGCAGCCGGGCGTTGCACCAGCTCCTCCTGCGCTGCCTCTGCTGAATCCCCTCCTCTCCAGGTTTTCTGGGGGAAGAAGCACCGGCAGCACCTGGGGTTTGGCTGGGTGGCTCCGTCTCGctctccctctgccttcccagAACTGGCTCGTGTTTTTCCTACAATAAACAGTCTCAGAATTTCCTTCCTAACTCTGATTCTCATTTGCGCATTTGGCTTAGGTGGGAATTAACCAGCGGGTTTAACCCCCGCTCCTGTCCCTATTATGTCCACGGGGCCAGGAAGGGTGCTGTCACCCCAGCAGGATGAGGCCAATGTGGGGGGCTTGCCCCaggtccctgcctgcagggatggggatggggatggggatgggatgggatgggatgggatgggatgggatgggatgggatgggatgggatgggatgggatgggatgggatgggatgggatgggatgcccccagcagctgctggaagcaaGCACATCACCTCGCCCATCCGAGCTGCAGCAGTGATTGCCTTTGGAGGGACAGGACTTGCGTGGCAGAGGCCAGATGATCATAAATCCACGTGGCTGTGGCTTGGCAGGTGTGCCAGCGAGGATGGGGATGAACCAGCCAGCCGTCCCCGCTGCTATCTTCACACACAAATCACTGCAGCGTTGCCAGCTTGGGCAGAAGCAGAAGAGTCATCAGATGGAAGACAGATTGTCTGCAAACAAGCcgcagaatttattttttttccaataatcCGAACCCTCCCAGTCAAATATCTCCATTAGCTCCTAGCTTCATTAGGCACCGGCTGCCTTGGAGCACGCTGCTGGTGCTAAAACCTCTCCGCGCcctgcagggaggagagagccCAGTTTGGGGGTCCCCTTGGTGGGATGTTCCCAGCCAGATGACTGAGCCAGGGAAGGGAcaccctgcctgtcccctcgCTGTGCTGGTGGAGGTGTCATTCAGAGACCAGGACCTGCTGCCGTGCAAGGGGCCAACACAACCCcgtgcccctgccccagccgcACGCACATCCCCAGCTCCTTGCTCCTCGGGTCAATCCTGGGAGGGGTCCTTTTGGGGAAACAGAGGCAGAAAGCCAGCCAGGCTCAAGATCTCACCTAGTCCTGCTCCCGGTTGGGCATTGCCATCCTGCTGCATGTTTTGGTGCTCGGAGTGGTGCTGTGAGGGCATCCAGGGTGATGATCcccccccctgcagcacccagctggggACCGTGGCCCCGtcaggcagagcagggctgcagttTCCATGGCAGCCGGCCGAGCTTCTCGAGCCATTCagatattcattaaaaataaatccttcccGACGTGTTAGCCGACAAACAAGCTTAAACAGATACGCAACATATGGATTTATTAATTCATCAAACGCAAACACCCCCGCCTCGTGGCGGAAGCTACAAAATCGCCAGGCGGTGCCGAGCTCCGTAGGGTCAGGCGGCTCCTGATGGAAACTAAAGCAGCCGTGGTATGGAACAGAGCTGTGCCGGGGCAAAACCCTGCCAGGGATGTCCTGCCACAGGGCAGGATTGCACCCTGAGCTGGGCTGACCCCATTTAacaccccccttttttttttcccagagcaCTGGGAGGTGCGGATGGCCACAAGACCCAAAGCAGGGATGCGACCCAGAGGGAGCCGACACCGCACATCTCAGCCCCACGAACAAACACACCCCGACGCCAGAGTCTTATCCAACTTCTGTATTTAGTGGCTCTTTACAGAACTTGTCCCTTCCAAAATTTTTAACAAAGTTCGTCGATCTCATAGAAACTTTTGAAGTACAGTACAGGAGCCCAACAAAATGTCATCGGTATGTCCCACTAGCGTTTAGTACAACAGGATTTCCGTGTTCGAAAGGCTATCCCTAAGTGCTTCATCAAATCCCGTTCCACTAAAGCTAACACTAGCACACTACGGGGAACAGTAGGGCCATGGGTACGCCTCGACCGTCGGCAGCGCGGTGGCACCAGCAGGAGCCACCTCGGGCAAGCTCGCGCCGGTGCGGGCAGGGCTGCGGTGCCTGCAGAGCCTTGCCTTTGGAGAGCCAAGTGGGTTCTGCTTTTCAAATCGCTCCCTGACGACCACCAGAGTataaaaataccttctattctgATAAAAATGTCTACAGTGGAAAACTATTCAATGCATAGCCTCGGGGCCTGGCACCGAGCTCTCCCAGCCGACGGCGTGCGGGGCTTTGCCGGTGTCTCTGCCGGGTGCCGGCTGAGGGGTGGGAGCGTGGCACGCCGGGGTTTTGGCGCTTGCAAAATGCATCGAGAGACTGAACAGACAGGAAACAGCACAGAACAACCCAACGCAACCCACCCTCCTCTCTGAAAGGCATTTCGTTAGCGGGGACAGCGGGGTTGGGGT from Anas platyrhynchos isolate ZD024472 breed Pekin duck chromosome 16, IASCAAS_PekinDuck_T2T, whole genome shotgun sequence includes:
- the PHETA1 gene encoding sesquipedalian-1 isoform X1, with translation MGKRSGRGAMKLNERSLAFYATCDSPADNAGFLYKRGERHTAYHRRWFVLKGNMLFYFEERESREPVGVIVLEGCTVELCDSAEEFAFAIRFGGTKSRTYVLAAESQAAMESWVKSLSRASFDYMRLVVRELEKQLEEMRWGLAAGRPCCRHAPAAWKPQPSGTEQSPERLPALPAVPKENGCAVWNNTPGTDRLPDATSCEGSDDDTNPRPPPLPPRRRASSGEPGSAGAATTESCSNFCRLHERYGREVARLRQDWLERQRDHQP
- the PHETA1 gene encoding sesquipedalian-1 isoform X2, translating into MKLNERSLAFYATCDSPADNAGFLYKRGERHTAYHRRWFVLKGNMLFYFEERESREPVGVIVLEGCTVELCDSAEEFAFAIRFGGTKSRTYVLAAESQAAMESWVKSLSRASFDYMRLVVRELEKQLEEMRWGLAAGRPCCRHAPAAWKPQPSGTEQSPERLPALPAVPKENGCAVWNNTPGTDRLPDATSCEGSDDDTNPRPPPLPPRRRASSGEPGSAGAATTESCSNFCRLHERYGREVARLRQDWLERQRDHQP